GGTAAGCGAAGTGAACATTTTCGCGAAGGACGCATCTTCGATCAGCTCATGCACTTGCACGGCGGTTTCAGGGGTGGCATCGCCGGCCTGGTTCAAGCCGTAATTCTTGAAATCGTCATCAATATACCCCTTAAAAACTTCTTTGGCGCCGCCGATATACTCCTGACCGTCTAATCCTTCTATTGTCAGAATTTCGCCTCCTGAAATAAGGCGGAGAATTTTTTTCGCGACAACGCCCGTCCAGCTCTGCTCTTTCCGAAGAAACTTTTTAAATTCCGTTAACCATTCCCCGCCCGCTTCGCTCAACAGTTTCTCCGAGAAATCCAGAATCGCCCCGAGCATTTCTGCCGGGAGCGCTACGATATTTCGCACCACCGCACCGAGCATGTCTTTTGCCGACATGGTCAGCCTCCTTTTGTTTTTGACAATCACTTCATTCCAGCACCTTGCCGGGATGAGGCTTTCGCCGTTTATTACAACCTCTTTCGTTAATTTCAAAGTACTGCCTAAAAAACATGGTTGAATCTTATCACAAAATAATTATTTTGTCAATACTTGCTCTTGCATAATATACAAAACTATGTCATAATAAATAGTTTAAAACTTGATTTTGCTAACAATTTCTTCACTGAGACGAAAAGCATTACCGTGCTTAAGCAAGCCTAAATATGAAGCAATAGTTTCCGAGGTTGGGCTATTTTCAACTCTCTTTAGCATCCGCCTTTTAGTCGAAGTTCTTAAAACTCTGAAATCAGAAAAATTAACCCAGCCCAAAAAATCAACGCCCGAGGCCAAAGTTTTAATAAAACACTTGTCGGAATGAAGCGATAGTTTAAGAATGTTCTTCAAAAATTCATCTATCTTTAAAAAAATGACAATTAAGTTTTTCTTGTCTTCGCTTAAAAAAATAAAGTCATCGGCATAGCGCGCGTAATATTTTATTTTCAAATCACGCTTCACGAACTGATCAAATTCGTTCAGATAGATATTAACTAACAACTGCGAAGTTAAATTCCCCAGCGCCAAGCCGATAGCCCGCTTACCCGCGGTGTTAAAACTATCAATCACTTGTCCGAACAGCCAAAGCAAATCTATATCAGCGATATATTTAGCTAAAATATTTTTTAAAATTTTGTGATT
The Patescibacteria group bacterium DNA segment above includes these coding regions:
- a CDS encoding RNA-directed DNA polymerase, with amino-acid sequence NHKILKNILAKYIADIDLLWLFGQVIDSFNTAGKRAIGLALGNLTSQLLVNIYLNEFDQFVKRDLKIKYYARYADDFIFLSEDKKNLIVIFLKIDEFLKNILKLSLHSDKCFIKTLASGVDFLGWVNFSDFRVLRTSTKRRMLKRVENSPTSETIASYLGLLKHGNAFRLSEEIVSKIKF